The nucleotide sequence TACGGCCGCACCGATGCCCCCACCAAGCTCCTCATCGAGATGGATACCACCCGCATCGGCCCCAAGTACGGCCTGGCCTTTGCCACCCCCAACCCCAGCTTCCGCTTCAAGCTGGACTGCTCGAGGTGAGGCCCGGTTCCCGTCCATCAACCACTAGCCAAACGGGCCTCCGCAGCCCCCACCAGCAAAGGCAACAACTGGGCCGCGGTGGCGATGGCGATGGCCTCTGGGGCCTTGCTTTGGGTGATGGGCAGGCCGATGGGGCAGGTGACGCGGAGCAGGTCGGCCTGGGATAGGCCCTGCTGCAGGAGCTTCTGCTGGAAGTTGCGCCACTTGACCGCCGAGCCAATCAGGCCCACGAAGCCCAGGTCGCCCCGGCGCAAAGCGGCTTCGAGCACGAACAAATCCTCGGCGTGGTCGTGGGTCATGATGACCAGGTGCGCCCCCGCCGGCAGGTCGCCCACCACGGCATCCAGAATGGGGGCCTCGAACACCCGAAGACGGGCCTGGTCCTGGTAAAGAACCCCCAGCCGCTCTTCCGCCAGCATGCCGGGCCTCGAGTCCACCAGCCACAACTCGATGGGCAGCAGCGCGAGCACCCTGGCCAAG is from Meiothermus sp. QL-1 and encodes:
- the xdhC gene encoding xanthine dehydrogenase accessory protein XdhC, translated to MQWFEHLARLTEQKVPLVLVTLLSVRGHAPREAGAKMLVTAEEAFGSIGGGNLEATAVALARRMLESQGRAPQVHTLRLTEQAPAGYGVQCCGGEVQILLELVVPVRPTVAIFGVGHVGLALARVLALLPIELWLVDSRPGMLAEERLGVLYQDQARLRVFEAPILDAVVGDLPAGAHLVIMTHDHAEDLFVLEAALRRGDLGFVGLIGSAVKWRNFQQKLLQQGLSQADLLRVTCPIGLPITQSKAPEAIAIATAAQLLPLLVGAAEARLASG